The window CTCAGCTCTGCTCCACTAATCCAAGATCCCTTTCCTTTCGGAGTTTCACACCCAGTTTGTGTGCAAAGAAAACTATGGAAAGAAGGCCTTTCCATAGTGCACCGCATTGCTTTCTGCCCTTTTTGTTAAGTACATTTCTTCTGTTTAAGAAAAATATGATTCACTCTACTGCATTCTCGATTTCTTTTCCTGTTCTTACTGTTAATATTTATCCAGTTAACctgccattttatattttctaattatatgcTGTCAGTTTCATTGCCACTGAAATCTTCTGTCTTATATCCTGTTTCTAAATGGAATGGTTTCTTTCATAGCCTTCTTAGAGAAAACGTATGCTGAAATACTGTGAAAAGGAGGCTCTGCTGTTTCCTGCTTGCCGGTCTGTCTGACTTATTCACTTCAAAGCTGTGAATCTGAATCCATGTAACACTGGGGCTTGCTGCCGACTTATAATAATTATGTTGTTGCTTGGAATCTCTCACGGGGCTATACCTAGTTGATAGTAAAGCAAATTAATgtctgatttttgtgtattagcAATGTTATTATTCAAATACATCCATGTGCCTGTTAGccgacaatttttaaattaatttaaatttctccCACCTCTTGTTTTCAAATGCCAGGTCACATGCATCGGACGTTACGGATTACTCTTACCCGGCTACTCCCAACCATTCTCTGCACCCCCAGCCTGTGACCCCTTCCTATGCAGCTGGTGACGTGCCACCACACGGGCCTGCAAGCCAGGCTGCGGAGCATGAGTACCGGCCCCCATCTGCCTCGGCGAGGCACATGGCCCTCAACAGACCTCAGCAGCCGCCCCCCCCGCCTCCCCCTCAGGCCCCAGAGGGGTCCCAGGCCTCTGCACCGATGGCTCCAGCAGACTACGGGTAACTCAGCATGCCTTGTACCCTAATCCCTCCTGGCCTTGCATTTGAATCTTGCTCTATGTGGTAGGAGAATTTTAACTCCGGTATTTTAGAGGCCAAGATAGAGTCAAGGATGACTGGATGTAGATACTAGCAACTCTAACATTCTGTGTGAAATAAAGCAGGTGCAGCATAAGCTCAGACTTACAGTTGAGTCTCAGGCCACactgtgcatgcatgtgtgttccCTCACACACACTCTGGGTGTTTGAATGGCTCTTTAAGCCAAGGCATTGATAAAGGGTATTAAGTGCTGATTTTGTGAACCTGTCCCAAACCCTCAAGTTTCTGGACACATCCTGAGTGGACCACAGAAAATTGTTATCACAGACGAGAAGACCACACCATGCAGCTCCTGTGCCTCATTTCTCAGACTTGACCAAAATCTGCTTTCGTGACCTCTGACCACCCAGACATCATTCTGCCCCAGGCCCTCCTGTTCCCTGAGAAGTAGAATTCAGAGACTTCATGTTCAGGCGTTTATCAATTTAGGCACCCACCTCTCTTTTTTTTGGCTTTACTCTAGTCTTTAAAGACTTCATTCCTCAGAGTTGGTGCCCAGGAAAATTACCGTGTGTTGGTGTCCACTGCTAACACGTGTCTGCACACCCCTGTCTGAATGACAATCCTGCTCTCAGAAGTGCTCTCCCTGGCCATGCATGCCAAGTCAGGATCCCCAGAGTGGCTTGAGGCTGTGTCAGGCCAAGAGAGGGCCCATGGTCCAGTTAGTTTGGAAGACCCTCGGCTGAATAGAATTCAGCAGATTTCTTGGCTGTGTGACTTTTCGAAGCTTTTGATACACACCTGGGCACTGCAGGCATGGGGCATTTCCACGGAGGTGGGTTAGAGAATGTAGAAAGCTCCCAATCTGGTTGACCTTAGGACCCTTAAAAGACAAGTTTGTGAGCTACCGCCTTGAGATCCCAGTGTGAAGCCTTCACTGGCGCTGCCGTCCTGGCCTCTGCAGTCAGCTGCTTTATTCTGCCTTTCTTCAGGAAGTGCTGCACTTTTTGAGTGGTCCTCCTTTTGGCACATTTCAGTAGCAGATCTTGACTTCTGTCATAATGAATAATGTCAAACTGTGAAAATAACTGACCCAAGGTGTGCATGTTTGCATCCTGCCATGATTGAAGTTCAGGTGACAATACGTGTTGTGTCTGGGGATGGCTCCGTTAGGTGTCTAAGAGCTCCCAGGACGTGACCCTCTCTTGTTCCCTTGGTGACTATGTGCCTCATATCTCTCTCAGGATGCTCCCAGCGCAGATAATTGAGTATTACAACCCATCCGGACCACCTCCTCCGCCACCTCCTCCTGTGATTCCCTCAGCACAAACTGCCTTCGTCAGCCCTCTCCAGATGCCCATGCAGCCCCCGTTCCCTGCATCAGCCAGCTCCACGCACGCAGCTCCTCCTCACCCACCCTCCACCGGGCTCCTGGTCACAGCCCCGCCACCCCCGGGCCCACCACCTCCCCCGCCAGGCCCTCCTGGTCCCGGGTCTTCTCTTTCGTCCTCCCCAATGCATGGCCCCCCAGTAGCTGAGGCGAAGCGGCAAGAGCCTGCACAGCCACCAATCAGTGATGCTCGAAGCGACCTCCTCGCTGCTATTCGAATGGGTAAGTGGAGCCCCCAGACACACAGCCTGCCTTTCAGCAAGAGGTTTCTTCATGTCTCCAGCCAGCTACAGCCTCCTTGTCTTCAAATGACTACTCACTAcgttttttaaaatagagttaaAGGGGTCttacttgatttttttgttttgttttgaatagtAGTTGTGTTTTTGTCCAGTGTAAGGTAATCAAATTGTGATAAAGATTGGGaaacagccgggcgcggtgggctcatgcctgtaatcccagcactttgggaggccaaggcagttggattgcttgagcccaggagtttgagagcagcctgggcaacatggcaaaactctatccctacaaaaaatgcaaaaaaaaattagctgagcatgttggcctgagcctgtagtcccagctactcaggaggctgaggtgggaggattgcttgagtgtgggaggtcaaggctgcagtgagccgtggtcacgcccctgcactccagcctaggcgacagagcgagacccgtctcaaaaaaaaaaaaagaattgaaattaggaAGTTTTTACTTACCTTGAAACCAGAAACCCAATAACTGAAGTGATCGATTAATTAATTGGATCTCTTCTCTGCATTCTGCTCTAAGGGGAAAAgtataaatgaaagaaagtgaGCTCATAttaatgatttctttaaaaaaaaaaaagagtttgtgcTGGACTTGTCATATTTGCTTGATGTCCTAAGCCAGTGGTTTTTCAGAATCTATAATATTCAACAGCATAACCCTTTTGTCAGATGAAAGTCCCGCGTTGACCCCCTGACCACAAAACACATGGAAACAGAGCATCTCAGGTGGAATTGGGTGGGGAGTCTGCCCTCGCCTGTCTTGGGCTGCCCAGAGAGCCCCTGGGAACCTCCAGCCCACACCATGGATTCTTAACCAGGTCCCAACCCAGGTTGGTCGAGGGTCCCTGACATGTTATGGGAATATCCAAGAGCTTCTCGCCTGTGGGGAGCTGCACAGACTTGGTCACAGTTTAGTCATCTCATCTGGAAGTGACCAAGCAAGGAGCCTGGCTGCAGCCCGCCAGCTCAGCATCAGGGATGTCCTTCAGAGGAGCTGTGATGCTGCTGCCTCTGCGTTTTTCTTGTGTGCCCATGAACCAGGCCCACAGTGTGGCCCACGCACCCTTCTAAAGACCCCAGGGTCCTCTGTGTACCTGGACATCATTGACACACTTTTATTTTGTCAAGATAAAAAAGTCCTAGAGGTATATTAGCTCATGAATATCAAGTTCGGGGTCATTGTAGGACGGTGTtggatttgccttttttttttttaacaccttaTAAGCCCTGTCTACCAAGAGTAGATACATAATCTGTATCTAATCTCGAGGAAACATCTGATACACCCAAATCGACAGACATTCTGCAAAATAGCTTCCTATATTCTTCAAAAACGAGAAGGTTGTAAAACACAAAGACTGTGAAGAACTATCCAGATTAAAGGACATTAACAAAATTGACAACCAATGTCACGGATAATTTCCACTGGATTCTGAACCAGGGGATAATCTTTTCCATTTGCAATTAGATTGGGTCTTTTTGCAAAATTTGAATAATATTTGTAGGATAGATAGTAGTAGTGTATCCAAACTAATTTTGTGATTTTGATATTTTGGGTGGGCGAGGCGGGGGCGGTAACACATGAACTATTTTAGGGGTAAAGGGACATTATATGCCATTCACTCTCAAATGGTCCAGAGAAaagtgtctgtgtctgtctgtgtaaAGATGATAGGGGAAGATTGGGAAATAAATGTGGTCAGATGTTAGCAGTTGGGGAATCCAAGTATATGGGAATGTTTTTCTGCTGGTCTCATAGCTGttctgtaaatctgaaattatttcaaaacagttaaaaaatgaatggataccatcttgggcaacattgcaagactctatctctacaaaaaagaaaatacaaaatttaaccgtgcatggtggcgtgcgccggtggttccagctactcaggaggctgaggtgggaggattgcttgagcccaggaggtcgaggctgcagtgagccatgatcgtaacactgcactccagcctgggtcacagagtgagacccaatctcaaaaaaaaaaaaaaaaatggataaacattAAATCATCAAATATCTTACTTTGTTACTAAGCTAGAAAGTAGATGattgtattttatgtttgtttccaCAGTAATTGTTGAAATAAAGGTTTCTCAGTTACTTCTTGGGTTAGCTGAGAGTGAGTAGCATAGAACACTGTTTCCAAGGCTCTGGATGCTGTTGCTGCCTAGTAGATGTCCTGTGGTGATAGAAATGCTCCAGCCTGCAGCGTCCCAGagagtagccactagccacatgtcaGTTCATGCTTTTAAGGCTATATGTGCCTAGTGGCTGCTGTCTGGGATGGTGCAGCTCCACAGTTTTCTCTAATGGTGTTCAGGTACACTGAAATtaggaatttttaatattttaacacatTACTTTGTTACAAAAAAACTTCTCACTTTGAATGCATGTTTTTTCTCATGAAACTTTTAATATTCCCTGAGCTTTTCTCCCCTCAAATTTCTAAAACTTTCTGTCCTTAGTGTCAGTAGAAAAAAAAGTCCAATAGACATATTTGTTCGTTTATCTTTAATTTGGAGCCAGCAAAAGGATGTGATTCTGAACCACGTGTTGTGTCTGCAGGAATTCAACTGAAAAAGGTGCAGGAGCAGCGGGAGCAGGAGGCCAAGCGGGAGCCAGTGGGGAATGACGTGGCCACGATCCTGTCCCGGCGCATTGCCGTGGAGTACAGCGACTCTGACGACGACTCAGAGTTCGACGAGAACGACTGGTCCGACTGAGCAAAGGCCGGCGGAGAGGCCGCGTGTGGGAGCGTGTTGAAGATTTTAAGTGGTCTCTACACCCAAATAGTGGTATTCTAATCCCGTAGCATAGCACCTTTTGTATAAACAATGTGATATTGCTTCTGCACATCCAAAAATTCTGGGTCTTTTCAGTATTTACTGTGTAATACTTAAGTGCCACTAAACATAGCAAATTGTGCTGCACATGAGGAAATAGGCTGTCACTATCACATTGTCCTGAAAACAGCATCTGCTTTCCTCTTGGCCATGAGAGTATTTAGTGCAGTTTGGGTTTACTCTTACTGATCAATATAACTCTGCAGACTTGCTGTGTGTTTGTGAAGCTGCCTGGTGTTAGGTCTCTGCAAGACTAATGACTATGTCAGAGTGATGTCTTCCAACCAGTAAGTGATATTGTTTCACCGCtttggtttttccttttgtttttttaaaggatgtGTTTCTGAATAAGTTGGTTTTAGAGGGAAAGGTTCAACAAACAGGGAGAATCCAGTGTTTCTGCTTTCAGTTTCTTGGCTTGGTAGCCTCTGAGTGAATCTGATGCTCTGCTGAATAATTTCATTACCTCTGCACATGCCTGTCAAATATGAAATTGGAAGGGCCCTTTTCAGGCTGGGTTCCCTGTGGGCATTTGCTTAGTAAATGCCTGTTGATGGTTTTTGCAAGAGAATTCAGCAGCTCAACAGTAATGAAAGTGAAGAACAGAGTCCATTTTCCTTCCTGGGGCCATTGGGGATGACACTCAAGATACTTGCCAGTCTCTCCAGTGTGGGCACCAGCCGGCCAGAACAGATGCGAGCAGTCCATGACTCTGGGAGCTACACCGCTGAGCTGGGCAGAGCTGCGGCACAGGGCCTGGGCTGCAAAGGAGCCCTGCTCCTTTAGTTTCCTGACACCTGTGTCCTGAGTGAGCCGCAGGAGTTCTTAGCTCCTCAGCGAGCAACAGAGAGCACTTTAGATGGCACCTTTCACCACTTGGTCAGAATTTTAAAAGCTTAGGTTTAGGTGAAAGTAGATATTGACAGCTATTCACCTTTCACGGTGCTGGGGCCAGATTAGGGATCACTCCCGTGAGGAGGGCCTTCACCCTGTTCTAGAAGCACATGGTTGTCCTCCTGTTGTTGGCACATTAAATGATAAAAAGCACCTCATGAGATTCCCTTGATCAGCCCTGCAGCTGTAGTACAGTGCTGTGCCCTCACCTCCACCCTTCCTGTTGTTCCCACGTGGGCAATACCAGGGACCCATGGGGAAACTCAAGAATGACAGCTTCTATATTTTGTAATTCTGGATGAAAGATAACTGTGTTGAACAAACAGGTGCTCCAGGCTTTGATTATAGATACGACTTCAAAAATATGCTAAGACGCTTGACTTATTAAGGACTTTAACCTACTCAACAGTATTTCATATCCATTGTGGTTAGTTACTCAGTTATGTTGAGAAGAATCTGGAGCTAAAAGCAGAGATGTTTGAGGTGACGGTAGGAATGTGAGCAGGATGGTGATGGGGGTTTTTGTTAAAATGCATCTGAGCAAGTCAGCCAGCCCCGAAGTCCCCTCAGTGTGTGTGTCTCGAGTGGCTACCTGTTGGGCTTGTGGGCAGTGATTGTACAGAGCCTGTCCATTGGGTGCAGTCATGTAGATCTGAAGCCCTGAAAAGCCTCATGTCTGCATCCCCTTTCCAAGGCTGCTTCCCTGGTGTGTCTGTTCTCTCCTCTGTCCCAGGTGCTGGGAGCGTCCTCTTCAGCGTCTTTTCCTAGAGCTGGTCACCACTAGGCTGTCACTATAAATTCCTTGAATATAAGTAACAGTTATTAATGAACTTCTAAAtttctaatttctctctctctctcttttttttttttttgttgttgttaaaaaggGCCTACTACATTGGCGCTATTCTTAGGACTTCTGCAACTTTTAAAGTCTTACTTGTCTTTCTTGTTGCTTTTGTATTAGGAGTTCCCCGTGTGGGTCTAGAACTCCCCTTTGGTaatgcttctttgtttttttatggcCCTTCTGTTCTCAGGATGGAGAGAACACAGAAGCTACTATCCATGTCAggatttattctatttatatcttattacaATAAAATTAGTGGcactttattcataaatattcatgagccTGTTAATTGTTAGTTGTCTTCCTGTAGCTGAATCAACAAGTTATTTTCAACTCAATTTTATGACTTGCGAAAAAGCTTTTGCCCTGTTGTGTACCATAAcatttaaaagaatggaaaatgacTGAAATCcaatttagattatttttagaGTATTTTTCCAGCAAATTCaatttattctgaaatttaaatCCAGATCTTTTCTAATATGGTATTAcaatgaaaagaataaagagaagatttgaattttcagtttcattttcaaaaactatTTACCAAAACAAATGGAGAAGAAACATCCAAAAGCACATTTCATTTCTCCAAactttgtgttttaaattatagTTATAAATTGTAAGGTAATTTTAAATTGTCCCTCGTATTATTTCTCCACGTCTGTTTTAGTTTAATGTCTCCTAAGCTTTTCTCTCATAGCGTAGACCTAGGGAAGGGATGGGAAGATTGCCCAGTCCCCGATGGCTGCGCACACAGGAGGCGGCGGAGCACAAGGCAAGTGAGTTTGCACTGTCAGCCCCAGACCGTAAGCTTGGCTACACTGATGTTTTTCTTTACTAAGGATACTAttcaaaaattaacattttcatctCAGTAAGTTTTTAGAACATCAAAATGTTTTCTGAGCTCCAAGTGGCTAGGTTGtaaaagttttataataattTGCAATTAAAATACATGATACATATTAATCCATTAAAGACTAGTGGGAATGTATCAGCCAGAGTAgcaagtaatttttgttttataaatcataGTATCTGTCATCTTGCAGTATTACCAATGCTGTTGTAAATTGAATTTAAAGtggtattaaaaaaaactgttaaacaaTTTTTATCTGTTTGTATATCTTACTATAGATTATGTACAAGTAACATCTAAATAAAATTACACTTTTAACCCTAAGAGGTTTTGCTTATTAATAACAGTGTTGTATGTTTGGCTTTTTTGGAAGAGAACTTGGTGttaagtggttttttgtttttgcttttgtttagcATTTTCCTTATTAGACAACAGAAGACACTACTTTGGTTTCCATTTAAATTTCTACATAATTTTTGTGTCACCAAGAGTTCAGATTGAATTCCTGAATGACTCGGGGCAGCACTAGTCTGGTTAGAAAGAAAAGGCCATGCTGGGAGTAGGGCAGCCACCTGTTGAGAGGATAGAGCCTGGGGCAAGAGGGTCTTAACCACATTTACTCTCAACGGTAAAAGTGAATAACACGCTGTAGTATGTATGTATTGCTTATGAGatgttttcatttaatccttacaataatccTTAACATTCTGTTTCATATGTGGGAAAACTAGAGTGAAGCTAAGTTACTCTCTCAGGGACCTTGGTCGATAGAAAACTCAGTTCTGGGGCAGAATCACATGTTGGGGTAATGAGAGTCGAGATTGGGTGGGTAAGTGTGGCCACATACTTCAGAGACAGCCAGACTGGAGGTCAGGCTTCCTGTAGAAGCTGCTTTCAAGTTCCTGATGCACACGGTGTGTACCTCTACCATGGCACGCATCATGTGGTATGATGGCTGGTTCTGTGTGTAGCCTTTCACTGGACTGTGTGCTCCTTGTAGATGTAAGTCATCTTTGCATCCTGAGAGCCTTGGCACAGCACCCAGTCTCCTAGACAATGAGCAGCTGCTTTTTGCATGAttagatgagtggatggattcCTGAGTGGTTTTCTTTAGCAAAAAGTAAAGTGTGAGCAACTTTTTTAAACAtggcaaattctaccaaataccTTGACCTTGCATTTCCTCCTTAGTACTTGTCATCTGATGTGTGGCTCCCTCTTTATGGTGTGTATTCCCCACCAGACTGAGCTctgggaggcaggaaggggcCTGTTCTGCTGTATCCTGTGTgttgagcacagtgcctggcactttcTAGGTTTCAAATAGTTATTTAGGGATTGTTGTTCATAGGGAAAAAGGGGAGGCTTCTTCAACAACTGTTTGTGAGCctaataagatttttaaatacatgGATATGTGTAAAACACTTGGAAGAGTGCCTGGTGCTAAGCAGACACCCAGTGGTTGTGACCCACCTCTTTCGTCTACAAGCCACTGGCTGAAAAAGAGTGGCAGGctgggccctgccctcatggggctGCTCATCTAATGAGAAAAAAGGACATTAAATATTGTCGAATAAGTAATTTAGATCATTTGACATGTGCTGAAGTTTGGGGCAGAATGAGAAGTGCCCAATCTCAGTGGGCCAAGAGAAGCTGAGATTTGAGAATGAACAGAAGTTAGctcagggaagggaaaggagttTTTCAGTAGAGAGAACAGCCTGTGCATTCCCTAAGATGGGAAAGACAATATGGGGTGAGAATGGAACTAAAGTATTGTGGAATGGAAGCACTGAGAGGAAGAAGTGTCATGAGATGGGATACAAAGATGCTGGAAACCTCCCATGCCCAGCATTCGGGATTTAGGGAGCTTTCTGAACCAACAAACCCCACCATGATGACATGTCTGCCATAGCTGCACACCTatcaaaatattcatatttacagCCTATTGGTTTTTTAATTGATCTTGATAGCCTCATGCCTTAGATGGCACTAATCTTAGAAAGGATCTTAGGTCcgttttatttatatgtatttagaAGGCATCTTAGTGCTCTGCTAGTCTAGCTCCTACCtttaaagatggggaaaaggCCATTGCTTCCATTGATGGGGGCTCAAAGCTTGGTCTCTTGACTCTTGAATTTTCAAGAGTTCAAGGTCCTCCTGTTCCACCTTTCAGAGTTAGGTAAATATCCCTCACCCTCTGtttcattatgaaaaaaattaaaatctacaaTAAAGTTGTTCAGTAAACACTCATATACCCCTCTCCATCTGTTCATCAATTCTTATCTtttatgcatttcaaagtaaTGTGTATTCTTCACCCCGAATTCTTCAGCATACATATCATTAgagtttaatatttataatgtaaaataCACTTAGAGTAGGTTCACTGACTCTATTCTGTCATCTGTTATATAATTTGCTCTTAAGCCCAtctagtaaattttttatttcagacatTGGATTTTTTCACTCTAGAATGTCCTAatggttcttttttgttgttcatttattATAAGCTTATTTTCCTTTACATCTTTGAGCATAGTTATACTggctctttaaaaatctttgctaattccaacatctggattttttttttttcaggatcagTCGCTATTGAGTGTTTTCACTCTTGAGTGCATGCCTAATAGTTTTGGATTGTATTGTAAACTCGGTGAATGATACATTTTAGAGACTCTCGATTCTGTTATGTTCCTCCAAaaagtactgattttttttttttttaaagaagacagtTAACATGGCTAGAATTAAACTCTCAattcctccctgcccccatcacCCAGCACACACACAATAGACAATAGCAGAAATTTCTTAAGTTCTTTTAACCTTAGCCAGGCTGTTTggagtttatttggctcacgctTGGTTACAGAATCAAACAGAGACTCAGGCAGTTTTACACAGAATTTTTGGATCCCCCTCTGGCTCTTGTTTGTAGGAACACTTCACTTTCAATCTTCTTTGATCGCTCTGAACTCAGCCCTCTCATTTTTTTAAGCCAATAAGATGGTGGGTTAAGTCAGCCAGCCAAGACTGCAGATTTTCTGTTCAGGCTTAGCTGCCTGCTTGGCAGAACAGGGCCTGCCCTCACCAAAATGCCTTTAATAATCAGAAATGCAAAGCCTTTTTCTTCTGCCAAGCGTCAGCTCCCCTCTCATGTGTTTCTGGTTTTGATTTCTGTGCAATGCCTTCGATGGCTGTGAGGTGTATTTTGTCCAGTTCATAATTGTTATCTGTAGTGATTTGGTCTGAAATGAGCTAGTTCTCCAGTCCCAGAAGCCTCATTCTATAAATACTTGAtgcaacatttatttttaaaaatgttaatgtaaatttaaaaatgcaaactgatGTTTAATACCCAATTACAACAAATGATCAGTGTCTCCATTTTTCTGCCAAGCAAACTTGTGTTTGCAAGGACCCCACAATAAAACTGGTGACATAGTTCTTTAACAAAGTGGTATCCAAGTATTGCATGATGTGATAGGAAACATGTGTCTACGTCTTATCTGTGAATCAGAATGTTCTTTAAGGCCGGATGctgtggcatgcctgtaatcccagcacgttgggaggctgaggtgggtggatcacttgaggtcaggagttcgaaaccagcctggccaacatggtgaaaccccgtctctactaaaaatacaaaaattagccatgcatggtggtgtgcgcctgtaatcccagctactcaggaggctgaggcaggagaattgcttgaacctggaaggcggaggttgcagtgagcacggat of the Homo sapiens chromosome 13, GRCh38.p14 Primary Assembly genome contains:
- the WASF3 gene encoding actin-binding protein WASF3 isoform X1 produces the protein MPLVKRNIEPRHLCRGALPEGITSELECVTNSTLAAIIRQLSSLSKHAEDIFGELFNEANNFYIRANSLQDRIDRLAVKVTQLDSTVEEVSLQDINMKKAFKSSTVQDQQVVSKNSIPNPVADIYNQSDKPPPLNILTPYRDDKKDGLKFYTDPSYFFDLWKEKMLQDTEDKRKEKRRQKEQKRIDGTTREVKKVRKARNRRQEWNMMAYDKELRPDNRLSQSVYHGASSEGSLSPDTRSHASDVTDYSYPATPNHSLHPQPVTPSYAAGDVPPHGPASQAAEHEYRPPSASARHMALNRPQQPPPPPPPQAPEGSQASAPMAPADYGMLPAQIIEYYNPSGPPPPPPPPVIPSAQTAFVSPLQMPMQPPFPASASSTHAAPPHPPSTGLLVTAPPPPGPPPPPPGPPGPGSSLSSSPMHGPPVAEAKRQEPAQPPISDARSDLLAAIRMGIQLKKVQEQREQEAKREPVGNDVATILSRRIAVEYSDSDDDSEFDENDWSD
- the WASF3 gene encoding actin-binding protein WASF3 isoform X2, with translation MPLVKRNIEPRHLCRGALPEGITSELECVTNSTLAAIIRQLSSLSKHAEDIFGELFNEANNFYIRANSLQDRIDRLAVKVTQLDSTVEEVSLQDINMKKAFKSSTVQDQQVVSKNSIPNPVADIYNQSDKPPPLNILTPYRDDKKDGLKFYTDPSYFFDLWKEKMLQDTEDKRKEKRRQKREKHKLNPNRNQQVNVRKVRTRKEEWERRKMGIEFMSDAKKLEQAGSAKEDRVPSGSHASDVTDYSYPATPNHSLHPQPVTPSYAAGDVPPHGPASQAAEHEYRPPSASARHMALNRPQQPPPPPPPQAPEGSQASAPMAPADYGMLPAQIIEYYNPSGPPPPPPPPVIPSAQTAFVSPLQMPMQPPFPASASSTHAAPPHPPSTGLLVTAPPPPGPPPPPPGPPGPGSSLSSSPMHGPPVAEAKRQEPAQPPISDARSDLLAAIRMGIQLKKVQEQREQEAKREPVGNDVATILSRRIAVEYSDSDDDSEFDENDWSD